The Streptomyces phaeolivaceus genome has a window encoding:
- a CDS encoding coiled-coil domain-containing protein, with the protein MVRVSYDYDLMTVLARHLWHLRDELDVASKTDKTFAAGDIGPRRETAEALEDFYGAWKKSFGEGWQAMTDLGNLLDKAGKAFYDQDASHAAGAAQQVTAQVRDEAHRQNEIRKQALNGKLRAQEARNLEARYQTQQARLKKEQDALVEKRNRIDERTAAQQKRQEELNKEQEELARRREPLIAEQDALQARQRQLWQEEKDLLAEREAKLQAERDELQRDYEALRKEQEPLIARQEELQRGQQQLWADEKALRAEQDAALEKKATALEQEQKAYDGKQDALQARQDALWEERETLLSGGRATQEDLDDWQRRQDALDKERDDLWESEGKGLSARWDALEQEQRDQDKAFDPLRARQKELDDERDALSRAQEPLSERQDGLQARQKELWALEKSTQKEVEDALKAERDDLEADRTDLQTRLDPLDRESDDLQSRQQELWDDQSATDKEQTALTEEEKPVQQRQQDLQDTFGEEYDKLRDWDPDKDADVGRLRGLRGQLDDLPDEAFVPKGYTIDDGNSTTTVSYQLDGNGEIKVDEHGDPVETTTTVTNKNTGLTYSETYHPLSRDGDSVTTIRSSDGSVTKVYMDSDPEGSPDGWMKRYVTDETGRDTLQIWTKRPDGDWELTMDKETYLDSQAGSEDDQRFLDRPPAYLTVENPLVDTTGRPSGSTAPGTTTTVQDGVTRTDYTGSDGSLTKVVTNENTGTRFVADGNNEIQEIWQRAEDGSWYLRDSITRHERSSAEPPLGTLGENWR; encoded by the coding sequence ATGGTGCGCGTTTCCTACGACTACGACCTGATGACCGTCCTCGCCCGCCATCTGTGGCACCTGCGCGACGAACTCGACGTCGCCTCGAAGACGGACAAGACGTTCGCCGCCGGGGACATCGGCCCGCGCCGGGAGACGGCGGAGGCGCTGGAGGACTTCTACGGCGCCTGGAAGAAGTCGTTCGGCGAGGGCTGGCAGGCCATGACCGACCTCGGCAACCTCCTCGACAAGGCGGGCAAGGCCTTCTACGACCAGGACGCCTCCCACGCCGCCGGCGCGGCCCAGCAGGTCACCGCCCAGGTCCGGGACGAGGCCCACCGGCAGAACGAGATCCGCAAGCAGGCGCTGAACGGCAAGCTCCGCGCCCAGGAGGCCAGAAACCTCGAAGCCCGCTACCAGACCCAGCAGGCGCGGCTGAAGAAGGAACAGGACGCGCTGGTCGAGAAGCGGAACCGGATCGACGAGCGGACCGCGGCCCAGCAGAAGCGCCAGGAAGAGCTCAACAAGGAGCAGGAGGAGCTCGCCAGGAGGCGGGAGCCCCTGATCGCGGAGCAGGACGCGCTGCAGGCCAGACAGCGGCAGCTCTGGCAGGAGGAGAAGGACCTCCTCGCGGAGCGCGAGGCCAAGCTCCAGGCCGAGCGGGACGAACTGCAGCGGGACTACGAGGCCCTCCGCAAGGAGCAGGAGCCCCTGATCGCCCGGCAGGAGGAACTCCAGCGCGGACAGCAGCAGTTGTGGGCCGACGAGAAGGCCCTGCGCGCGGAACAGGACGCGGCCCTGGAGAAGAAGGCCACCGCCCTGGAGCAGGAGCAGAAGGCCTACGACGGCAAGCAGGACGCCCTCCAGGCCAGGCAGGACGCCCTCTGGGAGGAACGCGAGACCCTGCTGAGCGGCGGCAGGGCCACCCAGGAGGACCTCGACGACTGGCAGCGCCGCCAGGACGCCCTGGACAAGGAGCGCGACGACCTGTGGGAGTCCGAGGGCAAGGGGCTCTCCGCGCGCTGGGACGCCCTGGAGCAGGAACAGCGCGACCAGGACAAGGCGTTCGACCCGCTGCGCGCCCGGCAGAAGGAACTCGACGACGAGCGGGACGCGCTGAGCCGCGCCCAGGAGCCCCTCTCCGAGCGGCAGGACGGACTCCAGGCCAGGCAGAAGGAGCTCTGGGCGCTGGAGAAGTCCACGCAGAAGGAGGTCGAGGACGCGCTCAAGGCCGAGCGGGACGACCTGGAGGCCGATCGCACCGACCTCCAGACGCGGCTGGACCCCCTGGACCGGGAGTCGGACGATCTGCAGTCCCGTCAGCAGGAGTTGTGGGACGACCAGTCGGCCACCGACAAGGAGCAGACCGCGCTCACCGAGGAGGAGAAGCCCGTCCAGCAGCGGCAGCAGGACCTCCAGGACACCTTCGGCGAGGAGTACGACAAGCTCCGCGACTGGGACCCGGACAAGGACGCCGACGTCGGCCGGCTCAGGGGCCTGCGCGGTCAGCTGGACGATCTGCCGGACGAGGCCTTCGTGCCCAAGGGCTACACGATCGACGACGGCAACAGCACCACCACGGTGTCGTACCAGCTGGACGGGAACGGCGAGATCAAGGTCGACGAGCACGGCGACCCCGTCGAGACGACCACCACCGTCACCAACAAGAACACGGGCCTGACGTACTCCGAGACGTACCACCCGCTGTCCCGGGACGGTGACTCCGTGACCACGATCCGCAGCTCCGACGGTTCCGTCACCAAGGTCTACATGGACTCCGACCCCGAGGGCTCGCCCGACGGGTGGATGAAGCGCTACGTCACCGACGAGACGGGCCGGGACACCCTCCAGATCTGGACGAAGCGGCCGGACGGTGACTGGGAGCTGACCATGGACAAGGAGACCTACCTCGACTCCCAGGCCGGCAGCGAGGACGACCAGCGGTTCCTGGACCGTCCCCCCGCGTATCTCACGGTGGAGAACCCCCTGGTCGACACGACCGGCCGCCCTTCCGGCTCCACCGCTCCGGGGACGACGACCACGGTGCAGGACGGCGTCACCCGGACCGACTACACGGGCTCCGACGGTTCCCTCACCAAGGTCGTCACCAACGAGAACACCGGAACCCGCTTCGTCGCCGACGGGAACAACGAGATCCAGGAGATCTGGCAGCGCGCGGAGGACGGGTCCTGGTACCTGCGGGACTCGATCACCCGTCACGAACGCTCCAGCGCCGAACCACCCCTCGGAACGCTGGGCGAGAACTGGCGCTGA
- a CDS encoding sigma-70 family RNA polymerase sigma factor translates to MPSPVATGSAPASGEAPPAADGSIRRLYEEHHGPLLRYVSGLIRGDRQRAEDFVQETLVRAWQSTATQPPDWSPSRAWLMRVAHNLVIDWARRERPHHEVAHEHALEHHAETVDPMSQAVQRRFMVHALSRLSHSHREVLFYVYVLGCTGSDAADALGIPPGTVKSRTHHAIRELRRRHPEHTRAAA, encoded by the coding sequence ATGCCCAGTCCCGTCGCGACGGGAAGCGCTCCCGCCTCCGGTGAAGCGCCGCCCGCCGCCGACGGCTCGATCCGCAGACTCTACGAGGAACACCACGGACCGCTGCTCCGCTATGTCTCCGGTCTGATCCGCGGTGACCGGCAGCGTGCCGAGGACTTCGTCCAGGAGACCCTGGTCCGCGCCTGGCAGAGCACCGCCACCCAGCCGCCGGACTGGTCGCCGTCCCGGGCCTGGCTGATGCGGGTCGCGCACAACCTGGTGATCGACTGGGCCCGCCGCGAGCGCCCGCACCACGAGGTCGCCCACGAACACGCCCTGGAGCACCACGCCGAGACCGTGGACCCCATGAGCCAGGCCGTCCAGCGCCGCTTCATGGTCCACGCCCTCTCCCGGCTCTCGCACTCCCACCGCGAGGTGCTCTTCTACGTCTACGTCCTCGGCTGCACCGGCAGCGACGCCGCCGACGCCCTGGGCATACCCCCGGGCACGGTGAAGTCCCGCACCCATCACGCGATACGGGAGCTGCGCCGCAGACACCCGGAGCACACGCGGGCAGCGGCGTGA